GACTTTCATGTGAATCTCTTACACTGCATCTGTGCAGTAAAATAGAAAGTGATCTCACTAGTTCGATTCACCAGCCAATTTGCAGAGTCGAGTGAGGAAAGGAAAAATGACAGAGGAGAGATATGAGAAGGCTCTATCTCTTGTCACTGGTACCCTTGGTTATGAAAAGTTCAAAGAAGTGGATTTAGTTATCGAGGCAAGCCATAACTCTTTCTAATGCAccagaattacaaaaaaaaaatggtcAGCCCATTTATGCTTAATTCAGGCATTTCTCACAATTTTCAGGCTGTTATTGAGAATGTGAAATTGAAGCAGCAAATATTTGCCGACTTGGAGAAGCACTGTCCTTCCCATTGCGTCCTTGCTACCAACACATCTACCATTGATCTTAATCTAATTGGAGAGAAAACAAAGTCCCAAGACCGTATAGTTGGTGCACACTTCTTCAGGTAACAGTGTATTTTGATACGCAACAACTCTGGATGTACATCCATTAACTGATTGCACTATGCAGCCCTGCGCATGTAATGCCACTTCTGGAAATAGTCCGTACCCAGCACACATCAGCACAGGTTGTTGTTGACTTGCTGGATGTCGGGAAGAGAATCAAGAAGACGCCAATAGTGGTTGGAAATTGTACTGGTTTCGCCGTCAACAggatgttctttccttatacccaATCAGCACTCCTGTTTGTCGATTATGGTATGGATGTTTACAAGATCGACCGTGCGTGTACCAAATTTGGAATGCCCATGGGTCCATTCAGGTCAGAAGTCAGATATATAATTATGTTTTGTTTTTCTGAGAATATATATGCTCCTACATCATTCTCAACGTTTCATATGATGGTCTTTGAGTTATGTCAGGTGAACTCACTCTAGCTGCCAATTATTGTATGTTTATGCAGACTTGCAGATCTTGTTGGTTTTGGTGTTGCCGTGGCGACTGGTATGCAGTACCTTGAAAATTTCCCGGAGAGAGTCTACAAGTCGATGCTAATTCCTCTTATGATGGAGGACAAAAGGGCAGGTAAAATTAACCAAACTGCACTAGTATATCATGCCTATTTGTTCTTTTGTGGTTAATGCTTGTACTGATTTCCGAAATGTGTTACCACACATTCAATCATCATCCATACAGGTGAAGCCACTCGGAAGGGGTTTTACAAGTACGAGGATAAGAGGAAGGCAACTCCTGATCCTGAAATTATGACATATATTCAGAAATCTAGGAGCATGGCAGGAGTCACACCAGACCCCGAGGTTTGgttcttccttttatttttggATAATCTCTGTTCTGTTTTCCTAGAAAATTCTGCAGCTTTTCCATGAATACAATGACTGTAGCGGTTCATGCTTGGTACATTTGTTTTTCTAGTCTGCTCTTGTGATTCTAGCAGTTGAGAAGGGTATACTAGAAATCTCAAAGTACTACCTTTACATTTTTATAACTATGTTGCTGTTTATGTTTGAACCATGGGTGCCAATTATGGAAGCAAAAGAAAAGTTCGAAATGAATTTGTAGTATCTCCAGGACTAGATGAACTCATAGTAGTTCTGTTGTACATTGCATAGATGGTTATAGTGGTAAAAATATCCAGACAAAATTGACAAGATCCTTGTAGTGGTTAATGTTatatttcttgcaaaataaataaGTTGGCCTCTAGTGCTAAAACCTTTTGTACAAATATGTCAGCTGATGAAGCTAACTGACAAGGACATAGTTGAGATGGTGTTCTTCCCAGTCATAAACGAAGCCTGCCGTGTCCTTGATGAGGGCATTGCAGTCAAGGCTTCTGACCTTGATATTGCCTCAATCTTCGGCATGGGATTCCCACCTTACAGGTCCATTTTAAGATACTTGGTTGAATTTGCCTCTCATTTTACAGGTCTGTTTTAGGAGATTTACTAACAACTAGTTGTCTGTCGATTGGTGCAACCAACCAGGGGAGGTGTCATGTTGTGGGGCGATTCCATCGGTGCAAAGTACATCCATGACAAGTTACAGGAGTGGGCGAAGCGGTACGGCAGCTCCTTCGAGCCTTGCTCCTACCTTGCCGAAAGAGCGGCAAAAGGGATTCCGCTGGTGAGGATGCCAATTTTGTTCCGTTGAAACATTATTGCCCTTTCTTCTTTTATAGTATATATGTTTTGAAAGTACTAGTTTCTATTTATTTTAGCAAGAATGCAAACCCTAGACTGATTTTAGATAACTGATTCTTATTCTGATATCGTGTAATATTAGTACAATTACCCATCTAGTATCTAACCGGTGCTAAATTTCTATTTGCAGAGTGCACCATCAAATCAAGTCAAGGCTCGGCTATAAATGGTACACCTGGTATTTCTGTCACTAAAGGAATTATGTTACCCGAGTAATAATGCTCAATCGAAGGCGGTGTTCAGTAAAGCTGAATAATAACACACGAGCTGTATTATCTGCACATGAAATCGTAATCACGATATGGACCCCTGGAGAAGTTTTATATTATCCTTACAATAATTCCCGAAGTTCTGAAGAAATGGTGTTCGAGTTCCGACAAATTCAGTGTTGCATTGTAACTATGTGaagaagtttttttttcttgcgCCGGTGAAGAAGAGTATATGCTACCTGAAAACTGCAAgaagaaaaatacacaaaacggtGTAAATATTTTTAGATTATCAGGGATTTTCTCCCTGGTCTCATTTCAAAAACTGAAACAATAGTTCATTACATGAAAGTAAagctaaaattaatttcagaatAGCGGAAACTATAGAAGTTTTGGAGCAACGACAAACAGCTGCCGCAGCCAGGAAAAAAAAACTTTCTCCTCATTTAATGAAATGGGGATAGGTATGTTTATCAAATCAAAAACTAATAATTGGTAAAAGGGAGTCATCTAAATGTCTAGTTGACTTTGAAACATGTCTAGTTGACTTTACATACGGTTACATGTTACTAACTCAGTTCCAACGAATCAAACTTATATTTTTTCTgaaaagtcaaactatgtaaagTTTGATTAAGTTTTTAAAACAGATTATTGATATGtaaaatataaaatcaatatcGTTAGATATATTACAAAATAAT
This sequence is a window from Lolium rigidum isolate FL_2022 unplaced genomic scaffold, APGP_CSIRO_Lrig_0.1 contig_45423_1, whole genome shotgun sequence. Protein-coding genes within it:
- the LOC124681498 gene encoding glyoxysomal fatty acid beta-oxidation multifunctional protein MFP-a-like; amino-acid sequence: MAAKGRTEMEVGADGVAVITICNPPVNSLSIDVLVSLKESYEEALQRKDVKAIVVTGKGGKFSGGFDISSFGNLHSGEIEQPKVGYISIDIITETLEGATKPSVAAIDGLALGGGLEVAMACHARISTPTAQLGLPELQLGIIPGFGGTQRLPRLVGLTKSLEMMLLSKPIKGEEAHQLGLVDSLVSPNDLVNAARRWALDICELKRPWIKSLYKTDKLEPLGEAREILNFARAQARKQAANLEHPLVCIDVIEEGIVSGPRAGLWKEANAFQSLLFSDTCKSLLHVFFSQRATSKVPGATDLGLMPRKITKVAILGGGLMGSGIATAMILSNYPVLLKEVNEKFLNAGIDRIKANLQSRVRKGKMTEERYEKALSLVTGTLGYEKFKEVDLVIEAVIENVKLKQQIFADLEKHCPSHCVLATNTSTIDLNLIGEKTKSQDRIVGAHFFSPAHVMPLLEIVRTQHTSAQVVVDLLDVGKRIKKTPIVVGNCTGFAVNRMFFPYTQSALLFVDYGMDVYKIDRACTKFGMPMGPFRLADLVGFGVAVATGMQYLENFPERVYKSMLIPLMMEDKRAGEATRKGFYKYEDKRKATPDPEIMTYIQKSRSMAGVTPDPELMKLTDKDIVEMVFFPVINEACRVLDEGIAVKASDLDIASIFGMGFPPYRGGVMLWGDSIGAKYIHDKLQEWAKRYGSSFEPCSYLAERAAKGIPLSAPSNQVKARL